Part of the Anopheles coluzzii chromosome 3, AcolN3, whole genome shotgun sequence genome is shown below.
CGACTTGAGTCACTCGATGAACATGTCGGGAGCGAGTCCCAACCGCACGCAACGGATAGGTAAGAGTTTTCGCTTCCCTTTTCGTATCACACCTACACACTGTCACACATCtccttcattcattttttccccatttcgtTGGTGTTctgttttatgtgtttcttttttatgtactAACATTCCACAACACGAGACCAAAAGCTAACTCAAAGTagtgatttgtttatttgtgtgtgtgcgcgtgtgatcaccatcaccacaggCTTGCTCTGCGTGTGTTTCGggttcaattttgttttattcacattatattgatttcttttaacacattttcctGGTTGGCAGGAAAGTGAATTGGTTTGTTCGCTTGAACCAGAAAGCTAACTGCACTGGGAGAGAGTGGTAGAAAGCTGTTGATTGTAGGAAGCAAGTaaagatagcaaaaaaagtaattaataCAATCACCGCGCTATTGCTGCCGCAGTTTCCTGAAACAATTCTGAAATAGTGTCCAAATTATGAtatcattttgtttgattcgaTCTTCTGTTCTTTTTGCCATTCTTTGTTCTTATTCCGTCCAACGTGTAATCTCGGCAAGCCCGTCGACGACGTCTGGAATGTATTTTTCATCTCGCAAAACGTATTTTCTCTTCCCTATACTTTCCATGCCGCTCATATTCTTCTTCGCTCGTTGCAACCGGTTTGTTTGCGATACGGTAATAAATGGTaaatggttgttttgttgtgcggtTATTTGTTTCTTGCCGAATATTGGTGCCATCCTTTTCTCTATAGAAGTAGATAGTAATCTAGGTCCGAGAGTGTATCACCCCGGTGCTGGTGCAGCGGGTCCTTACGGAGGAGCGCCCGGCATGCATCCGAACTCATCCAATTTCCTTCACAGTGCCGCTCCACGCTCGAAGCTGGCCCAGAATTGTATGCTTATGAATCAGATACAGCAAGAGCTTCCACCGTATCCACGGGACGTTGGCATCTACGAACCCGGTCCTGCCCAAAGGCCGGACAAGCTAGACCTGGTGGAGCTACCCCCGGTGCCAGCCGACAAGCTCCGAAAGCATCCCGGCATTCTGAAGAACTACAAATCCTGTCCCGTGTCGCCGGTGCACGAAGAGCAGGAATGGTCGAGCCCTTCCAATCACGACGAATCGTCGCACAACCAGCAGAAAACGCTGGACCGTACTGGGCGGCAGATGCGCCACTCGATGTACTACGAAGATGCCAAAACGATACTGAGCATGATACACTCCGACACGGAAAAGATGATACGTGAAATCACGAGCAAGTACGGCGATCTGGACGATATACAACCGACGGGAAAGGTAAAAGAGGAGGGAGGAGAAGCAGTGCCGCCACCACTACCGTCGACAGTGGCCAAAGCGGGCTCTAAACTACCCGATACCAAAGCTTCCACCGCTCGCGAACACCACGAACATGGATTCCTATCAGAAGACGAACCTAACTTTAGCTCCGACTCGCTGGAAGATTGCAGTCTCGATCTCGACCTCGAGCGGCAAGGTCTGCCGGTGCCAGCGAGAAAGAAGCAAACCTGTGCCAAACATCACCCGGCGAAGCGAACGCCACTCACACTGCCAAAACGATCCGTTTCCGATTACTTTATCTACGATCAAGCACCGCAAGGGCCGAGCGAAATCCCCTACCGCAACGTATCGCTCTCGGACATCCTGGATGACGAGGAAGCGATCCGGCAGGCGGAGAATCGATTCCTCGAAACGCAGCGACACTCGAGCGCTAGCTTCTTCCTCGGTCAGCAGTACCCCACGAGGAAAAGCCAGGAAAGCATCCTTTCGGACGAGTACGGAAGTGGAGGTGTTAGCTTTTGCAACAGCATGGAAAGCATCCTGTCGGACGATTCGGAGTGCAAGAGTGCCCCGCTGGAGGTGCTGTTCGGGCGCATCCGCCGCGATCATCACGGTCAGGCGGGACATGGGCATGGCGCCGGGCGTAATGCGTCCGGCAATTTCGAGTACAAGCTGGAAGGACTCGGCTGTGCTACGTCCAAATCGTACGGTTCCAGCCCGAACGCAGGCTGCGGGTTTGATTACTACATGCAGGGTAACTATTTCCATGCGACGACCGCAACTGACAGTAGCTACTTTGGGATGGTACAGGATAGCCTGGAGTACGGGGGACATGAGCGACGCGTCCGGCAAGGTGCACCCGGTATGCCAACGTCCATGAGCTATCCACGGTTTCTGCCCAGTCTGGCGGCTTCGGCCGCCGCTCCACTGTCCTCCGGGCGGGAGGAACTGCTTTTCAACGAAACGTTCGAGGAGGGAGAAGATTTCATCCCGTCCCTAACGTCCAAGGCGGCTCAATATGGCGGTGCTACGGTGAAGAGTCTCAGCAAGGACTTTGCCAACCAGCGGAAGCAGATGAACTCCAATCCACTCTACAACTGCAACGATGGAagtggtgttgctgctgctgccgctgctgctggggcaGGAAATGGAGATCTCTTCATTCGAAAGACGGTTAACGCGACAAACCAGCACCAAATCACCCGATCCGACATCTTCGGCACCGAATCGTCCGTGTACGTGATGAAGAAGTCGTGCAGTTTTGAGATCGAAATGGGCGGTCGTCGCATAGCGCGGAACTCGAAAAAATTCGAACAAAACCTGCAACGCTTCGAGCAGGAGCGCAAGCAATCGAACGAACGCTTCCTTCATCAACAGTTTGGCGGCACGTTGGAGATGGATTACGTGCCGCACAAGCCACCGGTTGCGCATCGTCGTTCCGCCAGCATGAAGGGCCGGGGACGGGTACGATCCAAGGAAAAGTTTAACACCATCATCGGCCAGATGAGCAATTCTCCTGGACAGTGCGACGAACCTGCAATGATTGGCGGTAAGTTGCGCGACTTTGTCAACCGGGACTTTGTGATGCCAAACAAACCGCCGTCTTCTGAGGTGATGTCCGTGTCCGTCGGTGGGGCACCGCGCCGCTGTGACATTGGGGAGGAAAAGTCTTTCGAGGTGTACGTCGCAGAGAAGGGCGTCAGCGAGGACGACAATATGGACAGTTTGGAGCTGCTTTCGAAGGCGAAAAGTGCCGCTTGCGTGCGGAAAGAAAACTCCACCGATTCGCTCGACGCCCCGGGGACGGTTGAGGGAGTGACGGAGATCGGTGTGGAAGCGCTGGAAGAAGGCATGGATGCGGCGCCCGAAGATGAGGACGTGAATGCCGCTGTCGATGCACTCGCGGCGGAAGAAGCGCTAGAACTCCCCAGGAAAAGTCTCACCCAAGGGGCAACGAGCGAGCTGGAAAAGCTGATCGATCGTGGTTTGCTAACGAGCGGCGAGTACAACCGCTTCCTGGACATTGAGAAGAAGATCGACATCGTTAACAAGCTGGTGGAGCTGGAGGAGCGCAAGCTGGAGCAGGAACGGACGGCCAAGGAGCATCGCATGCGCCCCTTCAACTGTGATCCCCGCCAGAAAGGGTACGTGAAGAGTCTGACGGAGAACTTTGACCGGCTGGCGAAGGACGCCCAGGAGGAGCTGGAAAATGAGAAGAGTTGGCATCTGGCGAAGGCTCGCATGAAGCGCAACTTTAGCCTGCCCGATGTGCTGGACTTTGGTGCGGACTGTTGCTGCCGGCATGCTGGGAAGTGCTGCGAGCGGCGCGGCGACGGCGAAgaggacgatgacgatgaggccgatgagtgtgtgtgctgcggGGACGGTTGCAATGCGTACAAGCAGaaggacgaggaggagctgTCGGAGAAGGACGAAAACtcgatggcggcggcggtggcggccgtGGCAGCGGCCGTCGCTGCCATCGGCATGTCGCACAGCGATGAAGGTGTTTATTGATTGTCTTTTCCAGCTCGCTCCCGTTGCAGCCAAAGATGTTGTTGTTTCAATATGTTGGCTCTTTGGTTTTACTGTTTCAAGTTGATAGCGATTCTCgtttctttgtttgtgtgaCGTGTCTTTTCTCCTTTCGTTTACCATTGTGCACGAGATATTgagtatgttttgtttcatttttttctatttcgtcCAGAGAAGAATGTTTCGCATGATACATTGAAAATACAACTTCTTCTATCTTTTCTTCAATTCTTTCATGTTTGTTCAATACGTCTAATGTGTCAAAGGCCCCGTTTTTCCATGTTCAGAATGATTTCAAGCTTTTTCTATGTAGTTGTTGACTCTTTATCCTATTccttttggtttgttttttcggtGATGGGTTCTTGTTACGCTATTGTTTTTACTGCTTTTAAggtgttttggtgttttttttttttaaatatattatcaGTATTGCCACGCTTTGCTTTAATGATGCCACGCTACTAGTGACTCCACTTATCTCCTGCCTTGCACCATATCGTTCTTTGCTCCGTCATGTAACGGCGTCATACTAGCGATGAGATATTCCATAACTCCATCACTATCTTAAAAAAGGTGTAGGACGGTTAAAGCTCATCGCATCTTTTAATCTTTTTCGGGGGATACAAACTCcccattttaaatttaattttaaaataaaattgtaattcGCAATCTCAATTTGGATGCATTTCTTCGCGACTACAATAATGCAACATCATAAACACCTAATTTCGCCCACTGATCCTATTGTAAACAGGTTCTTCACATTCCTGGTAGCCTTTCTCATGTAATTATCATTTCCGATAGCAAATAGTTTCTGTTTCGTATCCTAACCGTAAGCGTTGTagatatttttttcgttttttcgttgCACCCCATAGCTGTTGAAAGTAACTAAATGATTATTTTAGAGCGAATTTCCTGCGTGCCATTACGCAGCAGGGAAGAAATGCCCCCTTCCGCGAAGGCTAATGttaaatgaatttgtttttcttttcttttttctttttctctctttctctctcctgtacgtgtttggtgtgtgcgactgtgaaaaatcaaaaatcCTAAAAAACGAACATTTTCCTGATTTAACTCTCCCCGTACTTGTGTATGAAACTCAAACCACAAAATCTCCCTTATACTGGGAATGCTACACGAAAAAAACGTGCCCCAAACACACAATGTACTCcccaatcaaacaaaatactccccaaaaaatcaaaaacaactGTTCTGTAGGCGGTAATCCCCGAAGCTTAATCTCTGCGCAAGATAGTGAATCTTCGATTAGACGTGCTTGTTCGCTTAGTGATTTGAGTATGGGAAAAGGTAAAgcatcgtttttattttttcttattttacttATCCGAAAACATTATacttctctcttgctctcttttacactcctgtttgtttgtttgtttgagtttttcgactttattttcaacattgttttttttttacttttattgcactttattacgttgtttttttctcgatTTAATTTTCATCTTATACTTCACATTTTTACTTCCACACTACTAGTTCTGTGTGATGTTGGTTAGTTTCATTTCacacttgtttttgtttgatgatCACTTCATTTTGCATGTTATGTTTCtgttaattattaaaaaaaaaacaatatatgaTTTAAACTCTTAAATGTCTCTTTAAGTtcaatttgattcattttctaaaattttaaattatcaaTGTCAATTATGAATCGTTTTGTCAATGTCGAAAAGCTATCAATTTTCTCTTTAATATTCAAAATCTCTTTTTCTCAAATAGTTTTCAAAAAAtagaatattttgaaaataatacatttttcttctatttttttttttttttgtaattttctttCCCATCTCTGAATGGCATGATTTTCCATCCTCAATGTGCGGTTTTCTTTCCTTCAACTGTGTTTGCCCGTTCGTTCCGTTTGGCTTTGACGTATGAAATGAACGTACTAATGTGTAGGCTACAAATCGCCCAATCAATCGACGGCTGGCAGCGGACAGTACAAACCATCGGTAAGCAACCGAAACACCAGCACACCGACACGAAACACACCGAAACGGAGCACGTCGTCGGTCGGCAAGGGCGGAGCCTCGCTGTCCACGGGCATGGGCGTGCGTAGTATTTCGGTTGGAATGCTTAACCAAGCGGTAAGTATTGCAGTTTCGCAATGTATTTTTTGGTATTTAAACTGATTTTAAAACGATTTCTCGCTTAATTTTCACAGAGTGACTCCGAGGCGGAACCGGCAGGCACACGGGGCGGTCTGCTGAAGCCTACGATTTCTTCCCAGAACAAAATCAACGGCACGGGAAATGGTACCGGGCCGGGCAGCGGTGGCAAATACATCAACCCCCGCAGCGCCGCCGGTATTATTAACCGACGCAAGGGCCTGCAAAATGCGTACAGTAGTGGTAAGTATGGGCAAAACGCTCCTTTCCCTTCCCGGCGTTTACTAATTATTATCTCTTTTTTTAGTAAATATCTCTACCGCCGGTCAGGACGAATCCAGCTCGGAAGAGTCGCCCACCAGCACGGTCAGCACCGTGCCAGCGAAACCGGCCGTACCGCCCCGGCCGCGTAGCATCGCCTTCGAGCACAAGCGGATAGCCAACGCTAGTCAGTTGAACGTGAAGAAAACGGTGACCGTCGGCGGTACGACAACCATACCGGCCGATGCCACCACCAACGgtggcagcaacaacaatggcAGCAGCAATAATGGTGCCATGCTGCCCGTAAAGGATGCCGATCTGGACAATGCTGACCGTACGTGTTTGAGCTTTTTAACCGTGAACATGGATCGATTGTGGAAAAAGTCACTAATTTAATTTCGAATTTCGTTTCCCTCGTTTTCAGTTACCAACCAGCTCTGTACGAACATTATCAACCAGCTCGTGCAAACCACCTCGACCGTGATTCAGCTGCACCAGCGGCTCAAATCGAGCGACGAGGCAAGCATCAATGGGCGCAACAATTCGCTCATGCTGAAAGAGCTCGAAAATGCCGTCATAATGACGCAAAACATGCTCACCAAAGTCACCAACCGGTAGGTGGAAGATGGGCGAATTCCAATGCCATTTGTTACGAAAATCAGCTTTGCTAAAAATGAattgtgtgtctctctctctctctctctctgtgcccGTTTTGCAGCAATCACAACGACGGTATCAACAATAATAGTAtgagcaacaacaccaacaatcAAATCATGTACGAAAAGTGTGTCGACATGCTCAACCAGGTGCAGAAGCACGTGAACAATAACGGTTAGGATGCTGCGTCGAGCCTCGCCAATGTCCGTGCGGATGTGTGCGGGGAACGGTGATCGATAACAGTctaaaacatcaacaacaacatataCCTGTGTTCATATcctgctcgcacacacacaaacaagtggGAAAGGgtatgcaaaaacaaaaacaaaaaacggaaacatTCCCCAGGATAATGCCGTCAATTTTCAAGCCGAACGACGAAATTGTAGagagttttatgttttacttGAATGGATTGATTGTTCtgtgtagtgtgtgttttCCGCTGTTTTCTgtctgtgtttttcttttccatcgcAAAGCTTGTATGGAACGAAACACGAAAATACGAAATTggattacattttttacgtcCGAgatgttgtgtgtatgtttgtgtacGTAAGCGAAACGATGAAATTCATTAGTCGATGAAGATATATCAGCGCCATATCTAGAATTGAGTTAAACATTAAGATACGAACCGAAGGAGAAACCCTGCGTAAACCCCTTAAAGACATacgtgaagaaaaaaacaagattttaTGCTGTAAGTAAGACATCTTCTTTCCGTAAACAAATCATATTTACCTATTAATCTATTAATGCACCCATAAGAAACAGTTGCTTAAGTTTAGTCGCTAGCGCAATTCAATAACGTGTGTTTGGAATATGATCGTCCGCGCCAACAGAGCTTTGTTGCCGCAGCGAGTtctgttttgttctgttttgcgTTGCtcgcgcaaacacacaaaattaacgTTAAGGATAAGCGATAGTTTTTGTTCTGTTAGCGAAACCTTGTTTATGGCAGGTCTGTTGAGTTTTGAGCATTTGCATTGCATTGTGAGGAGTAGCAAGGAGCAAACAGAGAAATATCCATCTGCATCTACGCCGTCCAAATGAGCTTTTGTTTAGTCGAAAATTGTTAGttagtttgtttgcttttgacTACCAGCTTCACTCGTGGTCGTTAGGGAAAAAGCATGTTTTTGTAGTTTCGttcatagagagagagaaagagagagagctgcAAGGGAACTCGAACATTCTGCACGTGTACCGTAGATCGTTAATCTCCCAATCTGTTCAATAGCATTGTGCACGTTACGTTTAGGTGGTATGTGTTTTGGTAGTAAAATTAAATGCTAGATTATTGtccgtttttctttcccccacCCTCTTACAAACACATGCCacgaaaacacatacacacgttgAAACGGAcgcattttaaacaaaaatcggGTACATCGAACTATATCGTCGGTATTCCCGCGTGAGcgtcctcttcttctttgcaaTTTATACTCTTATTAATCGATAGTGCTTAGACGGCATGAAGAAAGGACGAAAGTGTTCATATGTGTATGTGATTGGGGTTTAACGTATATATATAACGTACATATGCAAACCAAAAGGGATGGGgtggggagaaaaaaagaaaacgcctCTAATTACTAAGCCACGGCGGCAGAACCGTTTCAGTCAGTACTAATAAACTAAGCCTAACCGCGATATCATgctaaacacaaaacacacacagacaacattaaacaacaacaaaaaaagctattAAATCATATTGATTTACCTTTTCCTTCCCTCAttaacgaaacaaacaaacaaacaaaaacactaaatCATAATTAACCTACAATGCTACGGCGAAGGGTGGAATGGGCGGACGAGTAAGAGTGGGTGTAAACGAGTAAGGAATTTAGCAAGGAATTTAACGTTTAATCAATGTGCTGTGGATGATGTGACTATTCTAAACGTGAAGCCGGAAGGTGGTCAGGTCGGAAGGAAGAAGCGCTGgcaaagtatgtgtgtgtgtgtgtgtgtgtggtgttgtgtagaaaacataaaaacacacatttcggTGAAAACCACGCATTAACGCTGTACATAATTGACGCTTTAAAGAAGTTTGGTATTTTGTATTCCCATCGGGCCATCGGTTCTCCCCCATTGGGAAGTGGTTTGAATTCGCTACACACCACCAGgtttagcacacacacatacatgaaGTAGTCGAAGGTGTACGCTATTTAATGGGAAACTGTAGAAGTAACACGAGAAGTACTTATTTTAGCCGGTTTTCGATGAAAAGTTAACTAACTCACGCGAAGCAAACCTAAAACATTGTCTTTCcagaaaataaatatgaaGTGAAACCTCAAACCTCAAGAAAAGCGCATAGTAGCAgtgtgggtgcgtgtgtgtggtaacGTACATGATGAGAAAATTCGAACGACGAGGTACCTAAAACAAAAGTAGCAACTATAAAGCATAGCAGAAAGCATCCAGCAATTCACCCGGGAACGGGCAAGTAGATAGTGCGTGTAAGGAAATATTTACAAATGAACGATTTCAACCACACTTGTACTACTACCCCATCTGGGGTGCATTTTGTCAcgtttgttttgcaataatAGCATGCAAATCTTGCTACAAAACTGTGCTATCTGTGTATAATGCTCTTTGTGGATAGGTGACATTACGAAGAAAGAGATGCACTCTCGAGTCTCACTACACACAATACAATTTGTAAGgcaaaacacaccaccacacctTAGACGTGGTGGAGGCAAAACTGTTcatcaaaacaacaactttaTCCAACTTTCTCTCTTATTAACGTTTAAACGACTTAGTCACTGTCATTGTCATTTTGGTCATGTATTTCAATCTTACCAAAATAAtgtccaacacacacacacttacaagTAATTAAAAGAACGTTTCTTCCAACACCGCGCAACCGCAGGATGTTGTCAGTTTTCATGCCAAACCTTCAGCAGTGTAAATGTGAAAAGTGTCCCCGGAAAATCGCTTAAAAAGTTCATCTCCCGTGCAGTTAGGAGTGTTTTTGACGGTAGTAAAAGCGGTATGAATTAGTCCGTTGTACATTTCGTACggaagcaaaaacgaaaactCTACCCGCCCGCCCCCATTATTAAGATCTATCGCTATTTGCTACAACACTACATCAAGTATAAGTatatattaataattataattatctcCTTTCGCTAATACCGTCGTTATTACTACTTCACTCACAAGCCACGGAGGTGTGTACGCCCTTACCTACAGGCAGGCAGACCTGAGTGCTGTTAATAATACACTCACAAAACTTACACAACACACTTATGAACGCTGGGGGAACAGGTCCCAAGACGACAGGATACATCGTATCGGAAAGCACATACAAGAACTGAACAGAAGTAAGGATTTGTGCAAGAAAAGCAAAGAGAATAGTGAAAACAAGGGAGACAAAACACCTTGTGCAAGGAATTGTGCTCACTGGCAGGAATTAAAGGCGAACGAACAGAGTAACAGGAAGCTTGGTGGCCGTGGTAGCTTGTATAAAACAAACCCCCCCATGTTTAACACACTCGAACTCGAAGGTGAACACTAATTTAACATATTGATCCACAGCCAACATACATGGAGGGAGACAGTGTAGCATACTAAAAAAAACCGCCAAACTAATGGTAACAAGCGCCGTGACCGTGTTAGGGCAGCGAAGGAATACGCGGATCGTAAAAGGAAAGAAGTGACAACAAACAGCAAGCAGTACGATCGTATATGTGAGAAAACGGAAAtggaaatatatttaaaaacccAAGACAATTTAAAATCCAAACTGAAACGCTTGCCGCGCGCTTGCGCTCATAATCACAGGACGCTTTTTGGTATATGAACGATTACGAAAGAAAGCATCGAGTATAGAGAGGGCTTAATGCTGGTGAAACGACGTTCTCTCATCCTGCTTTGTGAAACCTAATAGCTATGCTGCTTCTACTAACATCTTCAGCGGCCCATCGCGTTGCGTTCTTTGCGTTCGGTGCTACGTGATCGATCGAACGTCCAAACGAGCCACGGATGGGCGGCATGCCGAGTGAGTTATCCAGCAGCAGGGTATGTGGAAGAAAAGATCCCCCCCAAAGGACGGGTTGCTTGCGTTTGCAATGGCAAGGAATTTTGGTCCCTTTCGGTCGGGATGGAAAGCTGTGGAAAGAAGCTAAACACAGGTAGGTTTGAGGaatggtaaataaataattttaacataaattaatGGGAAAGCTTTTTCTACCAAAACTATTAACCCATCATCCGTGCTTTAAACGTTCTTTCTGTGCCCACactcgaacacacacacacactctcgtcCAATTCGTGTTACCGTTAGTCGCTAAGCACAACCACAGTGTAAATAAGTGTACAATTTTTGGAGTATTGTTTAAAGCAGTAATTTACCATTTTATTACTTGATCGAGCTCTTCATCCAACCAGCAAGGCAAATAAAATTCAATGGAGTCTATAGACACCCTGTGCATACCGTGAAATGTGTGTGAAATCAATATTAGAAGAGAAAGAATCGCCTAGTGAATAATGTCCGAAAATTCTCAAAATTCTGAATCTTCGAATGATTAATCTCTATGAAGTCCATTTCCTTTAGTGATTGTAAGTATATGAAGGTTAAAACTGTAACATATCTCCATGGAGTACCACTCACTGTGAAACCTTTTCTTATCATTTTAGCTGAAACCAACACACAGTATCCAACCACACCAAGGCAAATTTACAAGCTAGTGAAGTGAGTGCAAATACTACCCAATCAGGAAGAGCTAGTGGTCATCATCATTTATCAAACATTAGCAACAAAGAAAACGTAACACAAAACAGTAAGATGCCATTACCCAGATTACTAAAAACCACTTCAACACCCTTTTATCAGCAACCGGTGCACCATATCACATGTTTCTTTCGTCCAAATTAACCCACCCGTCGACCGAACCAGCGCACCCACCCTCCAAGGTGCGGAACCCGAACGACGCCCAAATGGTGGCACACACGGTGACGCTACGATGAAAAGCGTAAGATAACGCAACAAAACGGCGTTGCGTTCTTCGCCATCGCGATACACATCAGCAGCAGGGAGGCAGAGATGTCCTTTCGCACAATCtatgtccgtgtgtgtgtgtgtatttgcagcCCGAAAATTGGAAAGTGCAAACATAGACGAATGTAAATCGATTCCATTTCCATCCCGCGAGCGATGCTTCTTCATCGGCCCGCTTTGCGCAACATCAAAGCACGTGGTGCGGGGTTGCGTTACACACAAAAGGCTGCTGCGGGGTGGATGGAAAGCACACACTTATTTGCACTGTCCGAGTGTGTAATGGCGCGGGGATGGAAGCTGTACAGCCGCAGGCCGTAGCTATCGATCCATCTGTGCTGCAGTGCACACAGGCCGGATTCGCCgggtttgtttaatttcgttAATTGAAATAGTGTCGAAAGCGACACCGGCAAGCCCGAGATTTGTGAGGGACGAAGTGCCAGCCGTTGACACAACAGTTGTTCGAGTGTCCGTAGTGGCATCGTGGCGATGGACACAGTgaggggacacacacacgtggtgAAATGGCTACCGCAAAAAGCGGAACGAGAGTTCGCTTCGGAAACTAAACTAACTCTAGTAATCGAACCAGTAGACTGTGTGCAAACGTGTGAGAGGGACAGAGCAGCGGCTAACCGAAGGACCTTACTCCCTTTTTGTGGGGTG
Proteins encoded:
- the LOC120959422 gene encoding uncharacterized protein LOC120959422 isoform X3, encoding MFAPRNSSPPLQIYNSDEVAAYQIKLKKILGLTVCSSAGLDVSSTTGVLAYPAGCTVVLFNSKKLSQNFLLNTTKKAITAVAYSECGRYLATGECGHNPSIKVWELDASGGPGGGGAIENGAAGSIVAEFSGHKYAVSCVAFSPTGKYLVSVGSQHDNIVNVFDWKANLKIASNKVTAKVVAVSFSEDGNYFVTVGNRHVKYWYLEGSRKYKEPIPLMGRSAILGELRNNDFCAVACGKGEMAESTYAITRNGHLVEFNARRLLDKWVMCRTNAANCMVASTKYILVGCAEAIVRVFNAETLEYITTLPRTHFLGVDVAQGVHINHMMAVPQNAKYPDTIAIVYDEARSKVTCVYNDHSLYIWDLRDIRRVGKSQSFLYHSACIWGVETVPFSYQQQLRQHNGGAANGAGDTLPSDCFMTCSSDDTIRVWDVDSCETNEVYRKNIYSKELLKVLYIDDELNFIKDTDNPIHSTEKNSSYDGRNGVRCIKISPDSRQLATGDRSGNIRIYNLSNLKLITTIEAHDSEVLCLEYTNEKIERRLLASASRDRLIHIFDCEANYRILQTLDDHSSSITSVRFIGAGKQFQMVSCGADKSIIFRHFQNNVFLRGNNCSGKNTLYDMEVDSNSKHILTACQDRNIRVYSTQNAKHTKTFKGSHSDEGSLIKVSLDLSGIYIATSCTDKTLSVYDYYSNECMARMYGHSELVTGLKFTNDCKYLISASGDGCVFIWQVPHDMIVTMQARLSQQALRSGLQPIPRTLQPTNPFTDAILNHPQPTPPAPSSVSEFGSPPNSAFLVDDAPGTPGYRFSDVGQLPQWAKRKPSEDLQSSSPVLGSSPSQTGANFGGLAPKPRGRWGQKGVGGQLEDPFDLRNIVESSPLGTTFVGGESRQQPTTPQPSATAATGQPIHPPATNTPTSGYNSSGSKDVYSNAYLSEDSSIDSGRENRRPDLSSFLHKKITETKALNSLNSESNTEHDGDVEDISDGERTSSDHGMVYYPSAAPSTPTDFKINEIDTNELRKSIRRQKLEKQGLSLAAQFQSAASGTGTGTSDDEDEGSTPSGDNADRSLASTLGGSSESIPQQTSSTFLQAVLDGPGSLSDRERSQARKSMSAKHNNDAKITTSISKSFANNKKEELMKVINEAKAKLENVGYRSGLRASHSISDLSHSMNMSGASPNRTQRIEVDSNLGPRVYHPGAGAAGPYGGAPGMHPNSSNFLHSAAPRSKLAQNCMLMNQIQQELPPYPRDVGIYEPGPAQRPDKLDLVELPPVPADKLRKHPGILKNYKSCPVSPVHEEQEWSSPSNHDESSHNQQKTLDRTGRQMRHSMYYEDAKTILSMIHSDTEKMIREITSKYGDLDDIQPTGKVKEEGGEAVPPPLPSTVAKAGSKLPDTKASTAREHHEHGFLSEDEPNFSSDSLEDCSLDLDLERQGLPVPARKKQTCAKHHPAKRTPLTLPKRSVSDYFIYDQAPQGPSEIPYRNVSLSDILDDEEAIRQAENRFLETQRHSSASFFLGQQYPTRKSQESILSDEYGSGGVSFCNSMESILSDDSECKSAPLEVLFGRIRRDHHGQAGHGHGAGRNASGNFEYKLEGLGCATSKSYGSSPNAGCGFDYYMQGNYFHATTATDSSYFGMVQDSLEYGGHERRVRQGAPGMPTSMSYPRFLPSLAASAAAPLSSGREELLFNETFEEGEDFIPSLTSKAAQYGGATVKSLSKDFANQRKQMNSNPLYNCNDGSGVAAAAAAAGAGNGDLFIRKTVNATNQHQITRSDIFGTESSVYVMKKSCSFEIEMGGRRIARNSKKFEQNLQRFEQERKQSNERFLHQQFGGTLEMDYVPHKPPVAHRRSASMKGRGRVRSKEKFNTIIGQMSNSPGQCDEPAMIGGKLRDFVNRDFVMPNKPPSSEVMSVSVGGAPRRCDIGEEKSFEVYVAEKGVSEDDNMDSLELLSKAKSAACVRKENSTDSLDAPGTVEGVTEIGVEALEEGMDAAPEDEDVNAAVDALAAEEALELPRKSLTQGATSELEKLIDRGLLTSGEYNRFLDIEKKIDIVNKLVELEERKLEQERTAKEHRMRPFNCDPRQKGYVKSLTENFDRLAKDAQEELENEKSWHLAKARMKRNFSLPDVLDFGADCCCRHAGKCCERRGDGEEDDDDEADECVCCGDGCNAYKQKDEEELSEKDENSMAAAVAAVAAAVAAIGMSHSDEGGNPRSLISAQDSESSIRRACSLSDLSMGKGYKSPNQSTAGSGQYKPSVSNRNTSTPTRNTPKRSTSSVGKGGASLSTGMGVRSISVGMLNQASDSEAEPAGTRGGLLKPTISSQNKINGTGNGTGPGSGGKYINPRSAAGIINRRKGLQNAYSSVNISTAGQDESSSEESPTSTVSTVPAKPAVPPRPRSIAFEHKRIANASQLNVKKTVTVGGTTTIPADATTNGGSNNNGSSNNGAMLPVKDADLDNADLTNQLCTNIINQLVQTTSTVIQLHQRLKSSDEASINGRNNSLMLKELENAVIMTQNMLTKVTNRNHNDGINNNSMSNNTNNQIMYEKCVDMLNQVQKHVNNNG